The following are encoded in a window of Massilia sp. R2A-15 genomic DNA:
- a CDS encoding tripartite tricarboxylate transporter TctB family protein encodes MSAENLEGADIAVTKRTAELTVGAVVAAFGLLAIVSNYKLGAGWAEDGPQAGYFPMRMGIAIFAASLVVIWQALRKNDRSAFVERGQLKLVATVLLPLVVYIAAIKFTGIYVASALFIGIFMALVGKFSWWKSAGIGLAINVVMFWVFEIAFKVPLPKGPLEHLLGF; translated from the coding sequence ATGAGCGCGGAAAACCTGGAAGGCGCGGACATCGCCGTCACCAAGCGCACCGCCGAACTGACGGTGGGGGCGGTGGTGGCGGCGTTCGGGCTGCTGGCGATCGTCAGCAACTACAAGCTGGGCGCCGGCTGGGCCGAAGACGGTCCGCAAGCCGGCTATTTCCCGATGCGGATGGGGATTGCGATCTTTGCCGCCAGCCTGGTGGTGATCTGGCAGGCCTTGCGCAAGAACGACCGCTCGGCCTTCGTCGAGCGCGGCCAGCTGAAACTGGTGGCCACCGTGCTGCTGCCGCTGGTGGTGTATATCGCGGCGATCAAGTTCACCGGCATCTACGTCGCCTCGGCGCTGTTCATCGGGATTTTCATGGCGCTGGTGGGCAAATTCAGCTGGTGGAAATCGGCGGGAATCGGCCTGGCCATCAACGTCGTGATGTTCTGGGTGTTCGAAATCGCGTTCAAGGTGCCGCTGCCGAAAGGGCCGCTGGAACATTTGCTGGGTTTTTGA
- a CDS encoding Bug family tripartite tricarboxylate transporter substrate binding protein yields the protein MYSLTFKHSLAIAGLAIGMCHAAVAFAWEPTKPVEFIVPFSAGGATDQMARSIQGIIAKHNLMKQPIVVQNKAGASGAEGLLDIQNTPGDAHRMVVSSSGLYTVPLATGLPFNWRDLTPVAMVAQDEFILWVNSDTPFKTPADYLAAVKKEPAKYKMGGTSSKREDHIITAMVEKKAGVKFIYIPYKGGGEAATQLSGKHIDSNTNNPSESIAQWRAGQHRALCLFADQRSSFKEKVTETQSWADVPTCKEKGLDVQYQMLRVFMLPGKVPAEVTKYYTELLQKVVATPEWKAYVEKNALKSTVMVGDELRAYMGKDEQAHREIMKAAGFLAQ from the coding sequence ATGTACAGCCTCACCTTCAAGCATTCGCTCGCGATCGCAGGTTTAGCCATCGGCATGTGTCACGCCGCCGTGGCCTTCGCGTGGGAGCCGACCAAGCCGGTCGAATTCATCGTGCCGTTCAGCGCGGGCGGCGCCACCGACCAGATGGCGCGCTCGATCCAGGGCATCATCGCCAAGCACAACCTGATGAAGCAGCCGATCGTGGTGCAGAACAAGGCCGGCGCCAGCGGCGCGGAAGGACTGCTCGACATTCAGAACACGCCGGGCGACGCGCACCGGATGGTGGTCTCTTCGTCCGGCCTGTACACGGTGCCGCTGGCGACCGGCCTGCCGTTCAACTGGCGCGACCTGACGCCGGTGGCGATGGTGGCGCAGGACGAGTTCATCCTCTGGGTGAACAGCGACACGCCGTTCAAGACGCCGGCGGACTACCTCGCCGCGGTGAAGAAGGAGCCGGCCAAGTACAAGATGGGCGGCACCAGCTCGAAACGCGAGGACCACATCATCACCGCGATGGTCGAGAAGAAGGCGGGCGTGAAGTTCATCTACATTCCGTACAAGGGCGGCGGCGAGGCGGCCACCCAGCTGTCGGGCAAGCATATCGATTCGAACACCAACAACCCGTCCGAGTCGATCGCGCAGTGGCGCGCCGGCCAGCACCGCGCGCTGTGCCTGTTCGCCGACCAGCGCAGTTCGTTCAAGGAGAAAGTCACCGAGACCCAGAGCTGGGCCGACGTCCCGACCTGCAAGGAGAAGGGCCTGGACGTGCAGTACCAGATGCTGCGCGTGTTCATGTTGCCGGGAAAGGTGCCGGCCGAGGTGACGAAGTACTACACGGAGCTTCTGCAGAAAGTGGTGGCGACGCCGGAGTGGAAGGCCTACGTCGAGAAGAATGCGCTCAAGTCCACCGTCATGGTGGGCGACGAACTGCGCGCCTACATGGGCAAGGACGAGCAGGCGCACCGCGAAATCATGAAGGCCGCGGGCTTCCTGGCGCAATAA